Proteins encoded together in one Numida meleagris isolate 19003 breed g44 Domestic line chromosome 17, NumMel1.0, whole genome shotgun sequence window:
- the LOC110407488 gene encoding ankyrin repeat domain-containing protein 40-like, whose protein sequence is MEAKELQERLREAAALGDAEEVRRLLAAGADVNSRNEIDGWTCLHWACKRSHAPVVALLLDAGADRRIPTAAGQLAAQLTAKPHIRRILGATEEENDGHGACDGSLPAAGPPLPRGCTEESPPRSAAQSPNESASTSSSSQSEASPASSAAPEHAPRTSQAALPSPPAAARLPGPPDRRERAEQGGACQPPAHSTAPGGTAAQSQAGPGPAPAFQPLFLTGAFPYNMQELVLKVRVQNLRDDDFIEIELDRQELTYQDLLRVSCCELGVDPQHVERIRKLPNTVLRKDKDVARLQDFQELELVLVKSDSSPFRNAASALTERPCYNSSASKLTY, encoded by the exons ATGGAGGcgaaggagctgcaggagcggctgcgggaggcggcggcgctGGGGGACGCCGAGGAGGTGCGGCGGCTGCTGGCGGCGGGGGCGGACGTCAACTCCCGCAACGAGATCGACGGCTG GACCTGCCTGCACTGGGCCTGCAAGCGGAGCCACGCGCCGGTGGTGGCCCTCCTGCTGGACGCGGGCGCCGACCGCCGCATCCCCACGGCCGCGGGGCAGCTGGCTGCGCAGCTCACGGCCAAGCCGCACATCCGCCGGATTCTGGGAG ccacagaagaagaaaacgaCGGCCACGGAGCGTGCGATGGGAGCCTGCCGGCTGCCGGCCCTCCGCTCCCTCGGGGCTGTACGGAAGAAAGCCCTCCGCGCAGCGCGGCACAGTCTCCGAACGAAAGCGCCTCCACCTCTTCATCTTCCCAGAGCGAAGCCAGCCCTGCTTCCTCGGCAGCTCCGGAGCACGCACCGCGCACCAGCCAGGCCGCTCTTCCATCGCCGCCCGCCGCAGCTCGGCTGCCCGGGCCGCCGGACCGCAGGGAGCGCGCGGAGCAGGGCGGTGCCTGCCAGCCCCCAGCGCACAGCACCGCCCCCGGCGGCACCGCAGCGCAGAGCCAGGCTGGGCCTGGGCCTGCCCCCGCCTTCCAGCCCTTGTTCCTTACTGGAGCTTTCCCATATAACATGCAAG AACTTGTGCTTAAGGTGAGAGTCCAGAACCTCAGAGACGACGACTTCATTGAAATTGAACTGGACAGGCAGGAGCTGACGTACCAGGATCTGCTCAGAGTgagctgctgtgagctgggcGTTGATCCCCAGCACGTGGAGAGGATCAGGAAGTTACCGAACACGGTGCTGAGAAAG GACAAGGATGTCGCCAGGCTGCAGGACTTCCAGGAGCTGGAGTTAGTTCTTGTGAAAAGCGACAGCTCTCCCTTCAGAAATGCTGCGTCAGCATTGACTGAGAGACCATGCTACAACAGCAGCGCCTCCAAGCTGACCTACTGA